The following are encoded together in the Candidatus Effluviviaceae Genus I sp. genome:
- a CDS encoding rubredoxin produces the protein MRKYRCLICGYVYDPAVGDPDSGVSPNTPFESLPDDWVCPICGAGKDQFEEA, from the coding sequence ATGAGGAAGTACAGGTGCCTCATCTGCGGCTACGTGTACGATCCCGCGGTCGGTGATCCCGACAGCGGGGTGTCACCGAACACTCCCTTCGAGAGCCTCCCCGACGACTGGGTGTGCCCGATCTGCGGCGCCGGCAAGGACCAGTTCGAGGAAGCCTGA
- a CDS encoding ferritin family protein: MIQYLNEDEVYRVGLCIEQAGLEFYSKMAEKAEDPQTKRVFQRLAKDEKAHYAYFESMQMKTAGGMGAAPVEQDEDVSRYVCSIVDGGIFRDLREMEKLGRMTFDPESALELALRVEKDAVLYYTEAYKANKKRSAREALARLVAEEKSHVVQISKRLEALRKQSGRGEGKR; encoded by the coding sequence ATGATCCAGTACCTCAATGAGGATGAGGTCTACCGAGTCGGGCTGTGCATCGAGCAGGCGGGCCTCGAGTTCTACTCGAAGATGGCCGAGAAGGCCGAGGACCCGCAGACGAAGCGCGTCTTCCAGCGCCTCGCGAAGGACGAGAAGGCGCACTACGCCTACTTCGAGTCGATGCAGATGAAGACGGCGGGGGGGATGGGCGCCGCGCCCGTCGAGCAGGACGAGGACGTGTCGCGGTACGTGTGCTCGATCGTGGACGGGGGCATCTTCCGCGACCTTCGGGAGATGGAGAAGCTCGGTCGCATGACGTTCGACCCGGAGTCGGCCCTCGAGCTCGCGCTCCGGGTGGAGAAGGACGCGGTGCTCTACTACACCGAGGCCTACAAGGCGAACAAGAAGCGCTCGGCCCGCGAGGCCCTCGCGCGGCTCGTCGCTGAAGAGAAGAGCCACGTCGTCCAGATCTCGAAGCGGCTCGAGGCGCTGCGGAAGCAGAGCGGCCGCGGGGAGGGCAAGCGATGA